A region from the Acomys russatus chromosome 24, mAcoRus1.1, whole genome shotgun sequence genome encodes:
- the Rpl35 gene encoding 60S ribosomal protein L35, translating to MAKIKARDLRGKKKEELLKQLDDLKVELSQLRVAKVTGGAASKLSKIRVVRKSIARVLTVINQTQKENLRKFYKGKKYKPLDLRPKKTRAMRRRLTKHEEKLKTKKQQRKERLYPLRKYAVKA from the exons ATG GCCAAGATTAAGGCTCGGGACCTGCGcggcaagaagaaggaggagctgCTGAAACAACTGGACGATCTGAAGGTGGAGCTGTCTCAGCTTCGGGTCGCCAAGGTGACCGGCGGCGCCGCATCCAAGCTCTCCAAGAT ACGAGTCGTCCGCAAATCCATTGCCCGCGTCCTCACTGTCATTAaccagactcaaaaagaaaacctcagGAAATTCTACAAG GGCAAGAAGTACAAGCCTCTGGACCTGCGGCCTAAGAAGACTAGAGCCATGCGCCGCCGGCTCACCAAGCACGAGGAGAAGCTGAAGACCAAGAAGCAGCAGCGGAAAGAGCGACTGTACCCGCTGCGCAAGTACGCAGTCAAGGCCTGA
- the Wdr38 gene encoding WD repeat-containing protein 38, producing MEELNDLPTPHPPGIPLLRGTRNKGPRPSAVRDLEGACLFQRRAPMNIKGPTKLVVGRVRFFGQHRGEVNCSAFSPDGKTLLTASDDGCVYVWQTKSRRLLWRLAGHRGPVKFCRFSPDGRLVASSSFDRTIRLWDVARSKCLHVLKGHQRSVETVSFSPDSKQLASGGWDKKVILWEVKSGHSVRLLAGHRDSVQSSDFSPTADSLATGSWDSTMHIWDLRVGSPIVSYKELDGHKGNISCLCYSASGLLASGSWDKTIRIWRPTTSSLLFQLKGHTTWVKSLAFSPDELRLASGGYSRTVKVWDCNTGECLETLKGLMDVAHACVFTPDGKLLVSGAADATR from the exons ATGGAGGAACTGAATGACTTGCCCACGCCTCATCCCCCGGGGATCCCGCTTCTTAGAGGTACCAGAAATAAGGGACCTCGGCCATCTGCTGTGAGGGACCTG GAGGGAGCCTGCCTGTTCCAGCGGCGGGCACCCATGAACATCAAGGGCCCAACAAAGTTGGTCGTGGGCAGAGTGAGGTTCTTTGGTCAACACCGCGGGGAG GTCAACTGCTCCGCTTTTTCTCCTGATGGCAAGACCCTGCTCACAGCCTCTGATGatggttgtgtgtatgtttggcaGACGAAGAGTAGGCGACTGCTGTGGAGACTGGCAGGCCACAGAG GCCCAGTGAAGTTCTGTCGCTTCTCTCCTGATGGCCGCCTTGTTGCCAGCTCCTCCTTTGACCGCACCATCCGCCTGTGGGACGTGGCAAGATCCAAGTGTCTACATGTGCTGAAAG GTCACCAGCGGAGCGTGGAGACAGTCAGCTTCAGCCCTGACTCAAAGCAGCTGGCATCGGGTGGCTGGGACAAGAAGGTGATTCTCTGGGAGGTGAAG TCTGGCCACAGTGTGCGCCTCTTGGCCGGGCATCGTGATTCCGTACAGAGCAGCGACTTCTCCCCTACTGCAGACTCTTTG GCCACTGGTTCCTGGGACTCAACTATGCACATCTGGGACCTGCGGGTGGGAAGTCCCATTGTCTCTTACAAGGAGTTGGACGGCCACAAAGGCAACATCAGCTGCCTGTGCTACTCAGCATCTGGCCTCTTG GCATCTGGCTCCTGGGACAAGACCATCCGCATCTGGAGGCCCACAACCAGCAGCCTGCTTTTCCAGCTCAAGGGCCATACCACCTGGGTGAAGAGTCTAGCCTTTTCTCCTGATGAGCTAAGGCTGGCCAGTGGCGGTTACTCCCGCACA GTCAAAGTCTGGGACTGCAACACAGGAGAATGCCTGGAGACCCTAAAG GGCTTGATGGATGTGGCCCACGCCTGTGTTTTCACCCCAGATGGCAAACTCTTAGTGTCAGGGGCTGCTGATGCGACAAGATGA